A single region of the Streptomyces sp. NBC_00425 genome encodes:
- a CDS encoding alpha/beta hydrolase produces the protein MSDLVEPVTPVLEPQAAAFAEATANPPYLFDLGPVEGRKAVDEVQSGEIAKPAVDEEWLTVAGGPTGSVRVRIVRPAGVDGVLPVVLYIHGAGWVFGNAHTHDRLVRELAVGAGAAVVFPEYDLSPEARYPVAIEQNFAVARWVVEQGASKDLDGARIAVAGDSVGGNMAAALTLMAKERGGVPLVQQVLFYPVTDAAFDTGSYHQFAEGYFLRRDAMQWFWDQYTTDQSERAQITASPLRATPEQLKDLPPALVITGEADVLRDEGEAYGNKLREAGVPVTAVRFQGVIHDFVMLNALRPTYAAEAAINLAVGTLRDALHV, from the coding sequence ATGTCCGACCTCGTCGAGCCGGTCACGCCGGTGCTCGAACCCCAGGCGGCGGCGTTCGCCGAGGCCACCGCCAACCCGCCGTACCTCTTCGACCTCGGTCCGGTGGAGGGTCGAAAGGCGGTCGACGAGGTGCAGTCGGGTGAGATCGCCAAGCCCGCCGTCGACGAGGAGTGGCTGACGGTCGCGGGCGGTCCGACGGGGTCCGTACGCGTACGGATCGTGCGGCCCGCCGGCGTCGACGGCGTGCTCCCGGTGGTGTTGTACATCCACGGCGCGGGCTGGGTGTTCGGCAACGCGCACACGCATGACCGGCTCGTGCGTGAGCTGGCGGTGGGGGCCGGGGCCGCGGTCGTGTTCCCGGAGTACGACCTCTCGCCCGAGGCGCGGTACCCGGTGGCGATCGAGCAGAACTTCGCCGTGGCCCGGTGGGTCGTGGAGCAGGGCGCGTCGAAGGACCTGGACGGGGCGCGCATCGCCGTCGCGGGTGACTCGGTGGGCGGGAACATGGCCGCCGCGCTGACGCTGATGGCCAAGGAGCGCGGCGGTGTTCCGCTGGTGCAGCAGGTGCTGTTCTACCCGGTGACCGACGCGGCCTTCGACACCGGCTCGTACCACCAGTTCGCGGAGGGCTACTTCCTGCGCCGCGACGCGATGCAGTGGTTCTGGGACCAGTACACGACCGACCAGTCCGAGCGCGCGCAGATCACCGCGTCGCCGCTGCGGGCGACGCCCGAGCAGCTGAAGGACCTCCCGCCGGCCCTGGTGATCACCGGTGAGGCCGACGTGCTGCGCGACGAGGGCGAGGCGTACGGCAACAAGCTGCGCGAGGCAGGCGTCCCGGTCACCGCCGTCCGCTTCCAGGGCGTCATCCACGACTTCGTGATGCTGAACGCCCTGCGTCCGACATACGCCGCCGAAGCCGCGATCAACCTCGCGGTCGGCACCCTGCGCGACGCCCTGCACGTCTGA
- a CDS encoding alpha/beta fold hydrolase, which translates to MTTTPTVVLIHGAFADAAGWSGVISELQGQGVPVIAPPNPLRGLASDAAYVASVAAQIDGPVILVGHSYGGALITVAGAAENVVGLVYVAAYVPEEGESLGELQGRFPLSPLVSNLKEWTYPVPGGDPAVEVTIAEDAFPSVFAADVPADVTRILAAAQRPLAAAAFGETASAAAWKTKPSWALIAAADEAINPDVERFGAKRAGATIVELEGASHAVAVSQPKAVADLILDAVRATS; encoded by the coding sequence ATGACCACCACCCCCACCGTCGTCCTGATCCACGGCGCGTTCGCCGACGCGGCCGGCTGGTCCGGCGTCATCTCCGAGCTCCAGGGCCAGGGCGTCCCGGTGATCGCCCCGCCGAACCCGCTGCGCGGCCTCGCCTCCGACGCCGCGTACGTCGCGTCCGTCGCCGCGCAGATCGACGGCCCCGTGATCCTCGTCGGCCACTCGTACGGCGGCGCCCTCATCACGGTGGCCGGCGCGGCGGAGAACGTCGTCGGCCTCGTCTACGTCGCGGCCTACGTCCCGGAGGAGGGCGAGAGCCTCGGCGAGCTGCAGGGCCGCTTCCCGCTCTCGCCGCTGGTCAGCAACCTCAAGGAGTGGACGTACCCGGTGCCGGGCGGCGACCCGGCCGTCGAGGTGACCATCGCCGAGGACGCCTTCCCGTCGGTGTTCGCCGCGGACGTGCCCGCCGACGTCACCAGGATCCTCGCCGCGGCCCAGCGCCCGCTGGCCGCCGCCGCGTTCGGGGAGACGGCCTCGGCGGCCGCCTGGAAGACGAAGCCGTCCTGGGCGCTGATCGCCGCCGCGGACGAGGCGATCAACCCCGACGTCGAGCGCTTCGGCGCCAAGCGGGCGGGGGCGACGATCGTCGAACTCGAGGGCGCCTCGCACGCGGTGGCCGTGTCGCAGCCGAAGGCGGTCGCGGACCTGATCCTCGACGCGGTGCGCGCGACCAGCTGA
- a CDS encoding TIGR01777 family oxidoreductase, which translates to MKIVLPGGTGQVGTVLRRALTAAGHRVVVLSRRPAGRDEVAWDGRTLGPWTEEIDGSDVVVNLAGRSVSCRYTPANLEAMMSSRVESTRIVGEAITAAARPPRLWLQMSTATVYAHRFDAANDEATGLIGGSEPDVPDYWGYSVDIATAWEEEQEKACTPDTRKVALRSAMVMSPDRGGVFDVLLRLARLGLGGPVAGGAQYVSWIHDRDFVRAVQFLVARDDLAGPVNLAAPAPLPQRAFMRALRGAWGVPVGLPATRWMAELGAFALRSDTELLLKSRRVVPGRLLEAGFVFDHPQWPQAAADLVRRVRSR; encoded by the coding sequence ATGAAGATCGTGCTGCCCGGCGGGACCGGACAGGTGGGAACGGTCCTGCGCCGCGCGCTGACCGCGGCCGGACATCGGGTCGTGGTGCTGAGCAGGCGGCCGGCGGGCCGGGACGAGGTCGCGTGGGACGGCCGTACGCTCGGCCCCTGGACCGAGGAGATCGACGGCAGCGACGTCGTCGTCAACCTGGCCGGCCGCAGCGTCAGCTGCCGCTACACCCCCGCCAACCTCGAGGCGATGATGAGCTCCCGGGTGGAGTCGACGCGGATCGTGGGCGAGGCGATCACCGCGGCGGCCCGGCCGCCGCGGCTCTGGCTGCAGATGAGCACCGCCACCGTCTACGCCCACCGCTTCGACGCCGCCAACGACGAGGCCACCGGTCTGATCGGCGGATCCGAGCCGGACGTCCCGGACTACTGGGGCTACAGCGTCGACATCGCGACCGCGTGGGAGGAGGAGCAGGAGAAGGCCTGCACCCCGGACACCCGCAAGGTGGCCCTGCGGTCCGCGATGGTGATGAGCCCCGACCGGGGCGGGGTGTTCGACGTCCTGCTGCGGCTGGCCCGGCTCGGCCTCGGCGGCCCGGTCGCGGGAGGCGCGCAGTACGTGTCGTGGATCCACGACCGCGACTTCGTCCGCGCGGTCCAGTTCCTCGTCGCACGGGACGACCTCGCCGGTCCGGTGAACCTGGCCGCGCCCGCTCCGCTCCCCCAGCGCGCGTTCATGCGCGCGCTGCGCGGCGCGTGGGGCGTCCCGGTGGGCCTGCCGGCGACGCGGTGGATGGCCGAACTGGGCGCCTTCGCCCTGCGGTCGGACACCGAACTGCTGCTCAAGAGCCGCCGCGTGGTCCCCGGCCGGCTGCTGGAGGCTGGCTTCGTCTTCGACCACCCGCAGTGGCCGCAGGCCGCCGCCGACCTCGTGCGCCGGGTGCGAAGCCGCTGA
- a CDS encoding discoidin domain-containing protein, with product MTGRPYRRRRDATVVSLLLLVLAAVLGPTPSSAAGADWWTPTARPAPDSQIGVTGEPFTGTNAAGEVRGFVDAHNHLFSGEAFGGRLICGKVFSEAGVADALKDCPEHYPDGTLAIFDYITHGGDGKHDPTGWPTFKDWPAYDSMTHQANYYAWVERAWRGGQRVLVNDLVTNGMICSIYPFKDRSCDEMTSIRLQAKLTYDLQAQIDKMYGGPGKGWFRIVLDSAQAREVVKQGKLAVVLGVETSEPFGCKQILDIAQCSKSDVDKGLDELYGLGVRSMFLCHKFDNALCGVRFDEGGLGTAINVGQFLSTGTFWQTEKCTGPQHDNPIGTAASKAEADLPAGTDVPSYKADAQCNTRGLTALGEYAVRGMMKRKMMLEVDHMSVKATGQALDIFEAANYPGVLSSHSWMDLNWTERVYSLGGFVAQYMHGSEGFAAEAKRTNALRDQYHVGYGFGTDFNGIGDHPAPRGADAANKVTYPFKSVDGGSVIDRQTTGSRTFDLNTDGAAHVGMIPDWIEDIRRVGGQDVVDDLFRGAESYLGTWGSTEQHQASVDLAEGRTATASSSESNPFTSYQPGRAVDGDDGTRWASDWSDDQYWQVDLGATNRVSRVTLDWERAYGKSYRVELSTDGVNWTTAWSTTSGDGGLDTAKFAGAPARYVRVHCLGRGTDWGYSLYEVGVHSA from the coding sequence ATGACCGGACGCCCGTACCGCAGACGCCGAGACGCCACCGTCGTCTCGCTCCTCCTCCTCGTGCTCGCCGCCGTCCTCGGGCCCACGCCGAGCTCGGCGGCCGGCGCGGACTGGTGGACGCCGACGGCCCGGCCGGCCCCCGACTCCCAGATCGGTGTCACGGGCGAACCGTTCACCGGCACGAACGCGGCGGGCGAGGTCCGCGGGTTCGTCGACGCGCACAACCACCTGTTCTCGGGCGAGGCCTTCGGCGGACGGCTGATCTGCGGCAAGGTGTTCTCCGAGGCCGGCGTCGCCGACGCGCTGAAGGACTGTCCCGAGCACTACCCCGACGGGACTCTCGCGATCTTCGACTACATCACCCACGGCGGTGACGGCAAGCACGACCCGACCGGCTGGCCCACCTTCAAGGACTGGCCCGCCTACGACTCCATGACCCACCAGGCGAACTACTACGCCTGGGTCGAGCGGGCCTGGCGCGGCGGACAGCGGGTGCTGGTCAACGACCTCGTCACCAACGGCATGATCTGCTCCATCTACCCGTTCAAGGACCGCAGTTGTGACGAGATGACCTCGATCCGGCTGCAGGCCAAGCTGACGTACGACCTCCAGGCCCAAATCGACAAGATGTACGGCGGCCCCGGCAAGGGCTGGTTCCGGATCGTCCTCGACAGCGCGCAGGCCCGTGAGGTCGTCAAGCAGGGCAAGCTGGCGGTCGTCCTCGGCGTCGAGACCTCCGAGCCGTTCGGCTGCAAGCAGATCCTCGACATCGCGCAGTGCAGCAAGTCCGACGTCGACAAGGGACTCGACGAGCTGTACGGGCTGGGCGTGCGCAGCATGTTCCTGTGCCACAAGTTCGACAACGCGCTCTGCGGCGTCCGCTTCGACGAGGGCGGTCTGGGAACGGCCATCAACGTCGGGCAGTTCCTGTCGACCGGCACCTTCTGGCAGACCGAGAAGTGCACCGGACCGCAGCACGACAACCCCATCGGCACCGCCGCCTCGAAGGCGGAGGCGGACCTCCCGGCGGGCACCGACGTCCCGTCGTACAAGGCCGACGCGCAGTGCAACACCCGCGGTCTCACCGCACTCGGCGAGTACGCCGTGCGCGGCATGATGAAACGCAAGATGATGCTCGAGGTCGACCACATGAGCGTCAAGGCGACCGGCCAGGCGCTCGACATCTTCGAGGCCGCGAACTACCCCGGCGTGCTGTCCTCGCACAGCTGGATGGACCTCAACTGGACCGAGCGGGTCTACTCCCTCGGCGGCTTCGTCGCCCAGTACATGCACGGCTCGGAAGGGTTCGCCGCGGAGGCGAAGCGCACGAACGCGCTGCGCGACCAGTACCACGTCGGGTACGGCTTCGGCACCGACTTCAACGGCATAGGCGACCACCCGGCCCCCCGCGGCGCCGACGCCGCGAACAAGGTCACCTACCCGTTCAAGAGCGTCGACGGCGGCTCCGTCATCGACCGTCAGACGACCGGCTCGCGCACCTTCGACCTCAACACCGACGGCGCCGCCCACGTCGGCATGATCCCCGACTGGATCGAGGACATCCGGCGCGTCGGCGGCCAGGACGTGGTGGACGACCTCTTCCGCGGCGCCGAGTCCTACCTCGGCACCTGGGGCTCGACCGAGCAGCACCAGGCCTCGGTCGACCTCGCCGAGGGCCGCACCGCCACCGCCAGTTCGTCCGAGTCCAACCCGTTCACCAGCTACCAGCCCGGCCGGGCCGTCGACGGCGACGACGGCACCCGCTGGGCCAGTGACTGGAGTGACGACCAGTACTGGCAGGTCGACCTCGGCGCCACCAACCGGGTCTCCCGCGTCACCCTCGACTGGGAGCGCGCGTACGGGAAGTCGTACCGCGTCGAACTGTCCACCGACGGCGTGAACTGGACGACCGCCTGGTCGACCACGTCCGGCGACGGAGGCCTGGACACGGCGAAGTTCGCCGGCGCCCCGGCCCGCTACGTCCGGGTGCACTGTCTGGGCCGCGGCACGGACTGGGGATACTCCCTCTACGAGGTGGGCGTCCACAGCGCCTAG
- a CDS encoding TetR/AcrR family transcriptional regulator translates to MARMPSAERRRQLTDAAIRAMARDGVPRTTTRSIAAEAGVSLSVFHYCFDSKQALVESVITTLTAQSVSVVREAIRPRATLEETVRAGFAAYWDHVRAHPDTHMLTYELTQYALRQPGFEHLARRQYELYGEAYAELIGDLCRSMGLRLGVPVPVLARYLAAMTDGLTLNYLVLGDEAAWSDILDTVTAHVAGLVTADVRQPGTSPVRSSGERP, encoded by the coding sequence ATGGCGCGCATGCCGTCGGCGGAGCGACGACGACAGTTGACGGATGCCGCGATCAGAGCGATGGCCCGGGACGGCGTCCCCAGGACGACGACCCGGTCCATCGCCGCCGAGGCGGGCGTCTCCCTGAGCGTCTTCCACTACTGCTTCGACTCCAAGCAGGCCCTCGTCGAGTCCGTCATCACGACGCTCACCGCCCAGTCGGTGAGCGTCGTGCGGGAGGCGATCCGCCCCCGGGCCACGCTCGAGGAGACCGTCCGCGCGGGGTTCGCGGCGTACTGGGACCACGTCCGGGCCCACCCCGACACGCACATGCTGACCTACGAGCTCACTCAATACGCCCTGCGCCAACCCGGGTTCGAGCACCTGGCCCGCCGTCAGTACGAGCTGTACGGCGAGGCCTACGCCGAGCTCATAGGGGACCTGTGCCGCAGCATGGGGCTGCGGCTCGGCGTGCCCGTCCCCGTCCTGGCCCGCTATCTCGCCGCCATGACCGACGGACTGACCCTCAACTACCTCGTGCTCGGCGACGAAGCGGCCTGGTCCGACATCCTTGACACCGTCACGGCCCACGTCGCGGGACTGGTCACGGCCGACGTCCGGCAACCGGGCACGTCCCCGGTCCGGTCGTCCGGCGAGCGGCCGTAG
- a CDS encoding SpoIIE family protein phosphatase produces the protein MTAEPIRSDGTAYAREAPPPTGLLDVLSVSAMVVDAEGRIVFWTPQAEELFGYTAQEALGKYAARLFIHPEHLQSVVRLFTEVLETGRSWAGAFPIRHKDGSSRLMEFRNMRLQDDLGDVYALGIAADHELLQRVETDLALCERLINQSPIGLALLDPDLRYLLVNPALERIDGIPAEDHVGRRLRETLPLPDVDTIESALRQVLTTGTPLLDQYHVGRPRTDPDHEHAWSLSFYRLEDPGGRVLGAAASVVDVTERHRVAAEADRARRRLALIAEASTRVGTTLEVEQTARELAEVAVPQLADVVAVDVLDSALACRRARRPDDGPELFRALALKAAHPTVALRAADPPGDVAAYQGDQLVTLCVHTGRPVLVSHVGDQDLARIARDAEAGSLLARAGVHSYLAVPLIAHGEVLGALDLKRTRNPLPFDEDDVLLAVELAGRAAVAIDNARWFESVRNTALTLQRSLLPEHPPHHSGLDLASRYQPAQATSEVGGDWYDVIPLADDKTALVVGDVMGNGIDAAATMGRLRTATCAYADLDLEPGAVLQHLDKITCDLEHYIVTCLYAVYDPRTGQCRIANAGHMPPALAGPGRPATLLELPSGAPLGVGGVPFETTTTTLGSGDLLVLYTDGLVETRQHPIDDRLAVLVGFLDEPHRPLEEICDLLLYGLRHPDDHDDVALLVARAR, from the coding sequence ATGACAGCCGAACCCATCCGGTCCGACGGGACCGCGTACGCCCGGGAGGCGCCGCCGCCGACCGGTCTGCTGGACGTGCTGAGCGTCTCCGCGATGGTCGTCGACGCCGAGGGACGCATCGTGTTCTGGACGCCGCAGGCGGAGGAATTGTTCGGCTACACCGCGCAGGAGGCCCTCGGCAAGTACGCGGCGCGGCTGTTCATCCACCCCGAGCACCTGCAGTCCGTGGTGCGGCTGTTCACGGAGGTGCTGGAGACCGGCCGGAGCTGGGCCGGCGCCTTCCCCATCCGGCACAAGGACGGCAGCAGCCGTCTCATGGAGTTCCGCAACATGCGGCTCCAGGACGATCTCGGAGACGTCTACGCCCTCGGCATCGCCGCCGACCACGAGTTGCTGCAGCGCGTCGAGACCGACCTGGCCCTGTGCGAGCGGCTGATCAACCAGTCCCCCATCGGGCTGGCGCTGCTCGACCCGGATCTGCGCTATCTCCTGGTCAACCCGGCGCTCGAGCGCATCGACGGCATCCCCGCCGAGGACCACGTGGGCCGGCGTCTGCGGGAGACCCTGCCGCTGCCCGACGTCGACACCATCGAGTCCGCGCTGCGCCAGGTGCTGACGACCGGCACGCCGCTGCTCGACCAGTACCACGTGGGACGGCCGCGGACCGACCCCGATCACGAGCACGCCTGGTCGCTGTCGTTCTACCGGCTGGAGGACCCCGGCGGGCGGGTGCTGGGCGCGGCCGCCTCGGTCGTCGACGTCACCGAACGGCACCGGGTGGCCGCGGAGGCCGACCGGGCCCGCCGTCGCCTCGCCCTCATCGCCGAGGCCTCCACGCGGGTCGGCACCACTTTGGAGGTGGAGCAGACCGCCCGTGAGCTGGCCGAGGTGGCGGTGCCCCAGCTCGCCGACGTGGTCGCGGTGGACGTCCTGGACTCGGCGCTGGCCTGCCGGCGCGCCCGTCGGCCGGACGACGGTCCTGAGCTCTTCCGCGCACTCGCGCTCAAGGCGGCGCATCCCACCGTGGCGCTGCGTGCCGCCGACCCGCCGGGCGACGTGGCCGCGTACCAGGGCGACCAGCTGGTCACCCTGTGCGTGCACACCGGCCGGCCGGTCCTGGTGAGCCACGTCGGCGACCAGGACCTGGCGCGCATCGCCCGGGACGCGGAGGCCGGCTCCCTGCTGGCCCGCGCCGGGGTGCACTCGTATCTCGCCGTACCGTTGATCGCCCACGGGGAGGTGCTCGGCGCCCTCGACCTCAAGCGCACCCGCAACCCGCTCCCGTTCGACGAGGACGACGTCCTCCTCGCCGTCGAGCTGGCCGGCCGGGCGGCCGTGGCCATCGACAACGCCCGCTGGTTCGAGAGCGTGCGCAACACCGCCCTCACCCTGCAGCGGAGCCTGCTGCCGGAGCACCCGCCCCACCACTCCGGCCTCGACCTCGCCTCCCGCTACCAGCCCGCCCAGGCCACCAGCGAGGTCGGCGGCGACTGGTACGACGTCATCCCGCTGGCCGACGACAAGACCGCGCTGGTCGTCGGGGACGTCATGGGCAACGGCATCGACGCGGCCGCCACCATGGGCCGGCTGCGCACCGCGACCTGCGCCTACGCGGACCTCGACCTCGAACCGGGCGCCGTGCTCCAGCACCTGGACAAGATCACCTGCGATCTGGAGCACTACATCGTCACCTGCCTCTACGCCGTGTACGACCCCCGCACCGGGCAGTGCCGGATCGCCAACGCGGGGCACATGCCGCCGGCGCTGGCCGGGCCCGGCCGACCGGCGACGCTGCTCGAACTGCCGTCCGGCGCCCCGCTCGGCGTCGGCGGCGTCCCCTTCGAGACCACCACGACCACGCTGGGCTCCGGCGACCTCCTGGTCCTCTACACGGACGGCCTCGTCGAGACCCGGCAGCACCCGATCGACGACCGTCTGGCGGTCCTCGTCGGCTTCCTGGACGAGCCGCACCGGCCGCTCGAGGAGATCTGCGACCTCCTGCTCTACGGCCTGCGCCATCCTGACGACCACGACGACGTGGCCCTGCTGGTGGCACGGGCCCGGTAG
- a CDS encoding SpoIIE family protein phosphatase has protein sequence MDPAREVSEAPTPAGPRDLLDASTDAAAIVTADGVVLGWTRGAQALLGHPASDVVGGFAGRLVAMPRDPARVAAVAARCRAGRGWSGQLTARHRDGRSVDVALRVSASFRIGVDECFLLSAREQSRQWTVGQSVLDGFLVRSPVGMAVLDLELRYVWLNDTLERLGGVPREQRLGRRLSELLPGLQADAIEGLMRKVLKSGTPVNEYEYLGWSWADPHRRRAYSTSFFPLVGSDDSVTGVCYMVQDVTERWAARRLLSLVNEAWASVGTTLDVMRTAQELADFAVPRFADFVIVDLLEPVLSTEGHGTWLTDAGPAPARPVMRRAGLSSVREGCPEAVARVGERVDFLPPPHDTKLLIDGEPILLPVLDPTDELWLAEQPERTATIRRFGLHSLISVPMRARDTALGLATFVRSLNPVSFGPDDVLLARELVARAALCVDNARRYTREHTAAVTLQRSLLPHALAGGTALEVASCYQPADPTDGVGGDWFDVIPLSGARVGLVVGDVVGHGIAAAAAMGRLRTAVQTLADMEMPPDELLAHLDDLVLRLSTERTDDPAAQQGTTAFLGATCLYAVYDPVTRRFTMARAGHPPPVVVTPEGRVSFPEPPAGPPLGLGGMAFEAAEITLAENSLIGLYTDGLVQGAEHDMELGMFRLGEVLARPDADLDALCTSAVRRLVPVPQSDDVALLLARTHALEAEHVASWDVPADPAAVSEVRARATRQVADWGLTDLAMTSELIVSELVTNAVRYATPPIRLRLLRDARLTCEVTDASSTAPRLKHARITDEGGRGLFLVAQLAHRWGTRYTADGKVIWAEQEIP, from the coding sequence ATGGATCCAGCGCGAGAAGTCTCCGAGGCCCCGACGCCCGCGGGACCACGCGATCTCCTCGACGCGTCCACCGACGCGGCGGCGATCGTGACCGCGGACGGCGTCGTGCTCGGCTGGACGCGAGGCGCGCAGGCACTGCTCGGCCACCCGGCGTCCGACGTCGTCGGGGGTTTCGCCGGCCGGCTGGTGGCGATGCCGCGGGACCCGGCGCGGGTGGCGGCGGTCGCGGCCCGGTGCCGCGCGGGCAGGGGGTGGAGCGGCCAGCTCACGGCACGGCACCGCGACGGCCGTTCCGTCGACGTGGCCCTGCGGGTCTCCGCGTCCTTCCGGATCGGCGTGGACGAGTGCTTTCTGCTCTCGGCACGCGAGCAGAGCCGGCAGTGGACGGTGGGGCAGTCCGTCCTCGACGGGTTCCTCGTCCGCTCCCCGGTCGGGATGGCGGTGCTGGACCTGGAACTGCGGTACGTGTGGCTGAACGACACGCTGGAACGCCTCGGCGGGGTGCCCCGCGAACAGCGCCTCGGGCGACGGCTGAGCGAGCTGCTGCCCGGCCTCCAGGCCGACGCCATCGAGGGCCTCATGCGCAAGGTCCTGAAGTCCGGAACCCCGGTCAACGAGTACGAGTACCTCGGGTGGAGCTGGGCCGATCCGCACCGCCGGCGCGCCTACTCCACGTCCTTCTTCCCGTTGGTCGGCTCCGACGACTCGGTCACCGGGGTCTGCTACATGGTGCAGGACGTCACCGAGCGGTGGGCCGCCCGCCGGCTGCTGTCGCTGGTCAACGAGGCCTGGGCGAGCGTCGGCACGACCCTCGACGTCATGCGCACCGCCCAGGAGCTCGCCGACTTCGCCGTCCCGCGGTTCGCGGACTTCGTCATCGTCGACCTGCTGGAGCCGGTCCTCAGCACCGAGGGACACGGCACGTGGCTCACCGACGCCGGGCCCGCCCCGGCCAGGCCGGTGATGCGCCGGGCCGGGCTCAGCTCCGTGCGCGAGGGCTGCCCCGAGGCCGTGGCCCGGGTGGGCGAACGGGTGGACTTCCTGCCCCCGCCGCACGACACGAAGCTGCTCATCGACGGCGAGCCGATCCTGCTTCCCGTCCTGGACCCCACCGACGAACTGTGGCTCGCCGAGCAGCCCGAGAGGACGGCGACGATCCGCAGGTTCGGGCTGCACTCCCTCATCTCCGTGCCGATGCGGGCGCGCGACACCGCACTCGGCCTCGCCACGTTCGTCCGGTCGCTCAACCCCGTCTCGTTCGGCCCCGACGACGTCCTGCTGGCCCGGGAGCTGGTGGCCCGGGCGGCGCTGTGCGTCGACAACGCCCGCCGTTACACGCGCGAGCACACGGCGGCCGTCACCCTCCAGCGCAGTCTGCTGCCGCACGCCCTGGCGGGCGGAACAGCGCTCGAGGTTGCCTCCTGCTATCAGCCGGCGGACCCCACGGACGGCGTGGGCGGCGACTGGTTCGACGTGATCCCGCTGTCCGGGGCGCGGGTGGGGCTGGTGGTCGGCGACGTGGTGGGCCACGGCATCGCGGCCGCGGCGGCCATGGGCCGGCTGCGGACCGCCGTGCAGACCCTCGCCGACATGGAGATGCCGCCGGACGAGCTGCTCGCCCACCTCGACGACCTCGTGCTCCGGCTGAGCACGGAACGCACCGACGACCCCGCGGCCCAGCAGGGCACCACCGCCTTCCTCGGCGCGACCTGTCTGTACGCCGTCTACGACCCGGTCACCCGGCGGTTCACCATGGCCCGGGCCGGGCATCCGCCGCCCGTCGTCGTCACGCCCGAAGGCCGGGTGTCCTTCCCGGAGCCGCCGGCCGGGCCTCCGCTGGGACTCGGCGGGATGGCGTTCGAGGCCGCCGAGATCACCCTCGCCGAGAACAGCCTGATCGGTCTCTACACCGACGGCCTCGTCCAGGGAGCCGAGCACGACATGGAACTGGGCATGTTCCGGCTCGGCGAGGTGCTGGCCCGGCCCGACGCCGACCTGGACGCGCTCTGCACGTCGGCGGTCCGCCGGCTGGTGCCGGTGCCGCAGTCCGACGACGTCGCCCTGCTGCTGGCGCGCACCCACGCCCTGGAAGCCGAGCACGTCGCCTCCTGGGACGTGCCCGCCGACCCGGCCGCCGTCTCCGAGGTCCGCGCCCGGGCCACCCGCCAGGTGGCGGACTGGGGCCTGACGGACCTGGCCATGACGTCCGAGCTGATCGTGAGCGAGCTGGTCACGAACGCCGTGCGCTACGCGACCCCGCCCATCCGGCTGCGGCTTCTCCGTGACGCCCGCCTGACCTGCGAGGTCACCGACGCCAGCAGTACGGCCCCACGGCTCAAGCACGCCCGGATCACGGACGAGGGCGGGCGCGGCCTCTTCCTGGTGGCCCAGCTCGCCCACCGCTGGGGCACCCGGTACACGGCCGACGGAAAGGTCATCTGGGCGGAGCAGGAGATCCCCTGA